A stretch of the Candidatus Edwardsbacteria bacterium genome encodes the following:
- a CDS encoding (2Fe-2S)-binding protein, whose product MRIDKHPILDLKKGTKIEFYFEGQPVEGYQGEPIAAALHAAGIKVLRHSVKLDRPRGFFCAVGKCSSCLMEVDGVPNIFSCITPIRDGMQVRRQKGRGRISLK is encoded by the coding sequence ATGAGAATAGACAAACATCCCATACTTGACTTAAAAAAAGGGACCAAGATAGAATTTTATTTCGAGGGGCAGCCGGTTGAGGGATACCAGGGAGAACCCATTGCGGCTGCTCTGCATGCCGCCGGGATCAAGGTGCTGCGCCACAGCGTCAAGCTGGACAGACCCCGGGGCTTTTTTTGTGCGGTGGGAAAGTGTTCATCCTGCCTGATGGAGGTGGATGGAGTGCCCAATATTTTCTCCTGCATCACACCCATCCGCGATGGCATGCAGGTAAGGCGGCAAAAGGGACGGGGCCGGATCTCCCTAAAATGA
- a CDS encoding 2-oxoglutarate oxidoreductase: MELINKKPSSLVDIKMHYCPGCGHGIVHRLIAEVMDELGIRERTVGVAPVGCAVFSDDYFNCDMIQGPHGRGPAIATGIKRSQPGCIVFSYQGDGDLASIGMAETVHSAARSENITIIFINNAIYGMTGGQMAPTTLMGQPATTCPKGRDAKVNGYPIKVCELLSQLEGARYLERTSVSSAQGVIKTKRAIKKAFQNQVEGKGFSLVEILSMCPTNWGMNSLQGVKFVDEKMMPVYPLGVFRSTEQEGGQR, from the coding sequence ATGGAGTTGATCAATAAAAAGCCATCCAGTCTGGTCGACATTAAAATGCATTACTGCCCGGGCTGCGGCCACGGGATAGTGCACCGCCTTATCGCCGAAGTGATGGACGAACTGGGCATCCGGGAAAGGACCGTGGGGGTGGCCCCGGTGGGCTGCGCGGTGTTCTCCGACGATTATTTCAACTGCGACATGATCCAGGGGCCGCACGGCCGCGGGCCGGCCATCGCCACCGGCATCAAGCGTTCCCAGCCCGGCTGTATCGTGTTCTCCTACCAGGGGGACGGCGATCTGGCCTCCATCGGGATGGCCGAGACGGTCCATTCGGCGGCTCGCTCCGAGAACATCACCATCATCTTCATTAACAATGCCATCTATGGCATGACCGGCGGACAGATGGCCCCCACCACTCTGATGGGCCAGCCGGCCACCACCTGTCCCAAGGGGCGCGATGCCAAGGTCAACGGCTACCCCATCAAGGTCTGCGAACTGCTGTCCCAGCTGGAAGGCGCCAGGTATCTGGAGCGGACCTCGGTCAGCAGCGCCCAGGGGGTGATCAAGACCAAGAGGGCTATCAAAAAGGCCTTTCAGAATCAGGTCGAGGGAAAAGGCTTCTCGCTGGTCGAGATCCTGTCCATGTGCCCCACCAACTGGGGGATGAACTCCCTGCAGGGCGTTAAATTCGTGGACGAAAAGATGATGCCGGTGTATCCGCTGGGCGTATTCCGCTCGACGGAGCAGGAAGGAGGGCAGAGATAA
- a CDS encoding T9SS type A sorting domain-containing protein — translation MGNADWIFSPSGDTVFAFWEEEDTITYNYRPMYRISTDGGINWGIANILTVSGSDANGHPYQYTDGGWWYRYDGCWAGDRPHLLYGHSDGVWNGLALFEYHPTMAGDFSQWTCTRISEIPGNLAGVTPGDLVGSYADYPSISYDQYGNIFATYVGYSQNSNTTTDIIGVASTDGGNTWLQHVYLTNSGATYDYSFVEAAEYTGGDKLHILAPPAAMDSLYYLTVPTATLLAAPARPREIDLPNLLCGTAEGGVGGPIDAVMDTVNNDTLHFIWGPMIGINGQYELTISKTPNWANAAGNYDYISWCNTNYTPPVIGLPQAGVVWYYKVRSHYGGENSPWSQVYDFFYNGTAINTIDWLSPSGVAGKPGTVVQPFVLNQNRPNPVSGNTAISFSLPRAGDYSLKVYNVAGQVVSIVNGRGDAGNNTVNWNSRAVSNGVYFYQLNAAGSTAVKKMVVIK, via the coding sequence TTGGGCAATGCTGACTGGATATTCTCACCCAGCGGGGATACGGTCTTCGCATTTTGGGAAGAAGAGGATACCATCACATACAATTACCGGCCCATGTATAGGATATCCACCGACGGCGGAATCAACTGGGGGATCGCGAATATTTTGACCGTTTCAGGCAGCGATGCCAACGGACATCCTTATCAGTATACTGACGGTGGCTGGTGGTACCGTTACGACGGATGCTGGGCGGGGGACAGGCCGCACCTGCTTTATGGCCATTCCGACGGGGTGTGGAACGGTTTGGCTCTGTTTGAATATCATCCCACGATGGCGGGTGATTTTTCCCAATGGACCTGCACCCGCATCTCCGAGATCCCGGGCAACCTGGCCGGGGTGACGCCCGGCGACCTGGTGGGTTCTTACGCCGATTACCCGTCCATCAGTTATGACCAATACGGCAATATCTTTGCAACCTATGTGGGCTATTCCCAGAATTCTAATACCACCACAGATATCATCGGAGTGGCCTCCACCGACGGCGGCAACACCTGGCTGCAACATGTCTACCTGACCAACTCTGGCGCCACCTACGATTACAGCTTTGTCGAAGCGGCCGAATATACCGGCGGGGACAAGCTGCATATCCTGGCCCCGCCCGCCGCGATGGACAGCCTGTATTACCTGACTGTTCCCACCGCCACCCTGCTGGCAGCCCCTGCCAGGCCGCGGGAGATCGACCTTCCCAACCTGCTGTGCGGCACTGCCGAGGGTGGAGTGGGCGGCCCGATCGATGCGGTGATGGACACCGTCAACAACGACACCCTGCATTTTATATGGGGGCCTATGATTGGTATCAATGGCCAGTATGAATTGACAATTTCCAAAACACCAAATTGGGCTAATGCTGCCGGCAACTATGATTATATATCGTGGTGCAACACCAATTACACACCGCCAGTGATCGGTTTACCCCAGGCAGGCGTGGTATGGTATTACAAGGTCAGATCTCATTATGGAGGAGAGAATTCACCCTGGAGTCAAGTGTACGACTTTTTCTACAACGGCACCGCCATCAACACCATAGACTGGTTATCTCCGTCAGGCGTAGCCGGCAAGCCGGGCACCGTGGTTCAGCCCTTCGTGCTGAACCAGAACCGGCCCAACCCGGTGAGCGGCAACACCGCGATATCCTTCAGCCTGCCCAGAGCCGGGGACTACAGCCTCAAGGTCTACAACGTGGCCGGACAGGTTGTCAGCATCGTCAACGGCCGTGGTGACGCGGGCAACAATACCGTCAACTGGAACAGCCGGGCTGTCTCCAACGGCGTTTACTTCTATCAGTTAAACGCCGCCGGCAGCACCGCCGTTAAAAAGATGGTGGTCATAAAATAA
- the pgsA gene encoding CDP-diacylglycerol--glycerol-3-phosphate 3-phosphatidyltransferase has translation MNLPNILTLSRLVISPIFMALLLMDNVYSRLGALILFILASVTDLLDGYLARKNGQQTDFGKFMDPVADKFLIALALVSFVALKEASTWMVMIIIGREFLIMGLRTLVAYRREVMESSFLAKIKTFSQMASVFGILLYICLNDCVDAGFISISWQFLADLKFSFDVLLFLSMLLTLLSGVDYVIKNRWLILGLFKDNM, from the coding sequence ATGAATTTGCCCAATATTCTCACCCTGAGCCGGCTGGTTATCAGCCCGATCTTCATGGCCCTGCTTTTGATGGACAACGTTTACTCGCGATTGGGGGCCCTGATCCTTTTTATCCTGGCTTCGGTAACCGACCTGCTGGACGGGTATCTGGCCCGGAAAAACGGCCAGCAAACCGATTTCGGCAAGTTTATGGACCCGGTGGCGGACAAGTTCCTGATCGCCCTGGCCCTAGTATCATTCGTGGCTTTAAAGGAAGCCAGCACCTGGATGGTGATGATCATCATTGGGCGGGAGTTCCTGATAATGGGACTGCGGACCCTGGTGGCCTACCGCCGCGAGGTGATGGAGTCCAGTTTTCTGGCCAAGATCAAGACCTTCAGCCAGATGGCCTCGGTGTTCGGGATCCTGCTGTATATATGCCTCAATGATTGCGTGGATGCGGGTTTTATTAGCATCTCCTGGCAGTTTCTGGCCGATTTGAAATTCTCTTTCGATGTCCTGCTGTTCCTGTCCATGCTTTTAACCCTACTGTCTGGTGTGGATTATGTGATCAAGAACCGCTGGCTGATATTGGGGCTTTTCAAGGACAATATGTAA
- a CDS encoding phosphatidylglycerophosphatase A, whose translation MRIIKDKIALILATGFGSGYSPVAPGTAGSLLALVIWWLAPPFLWLRASLLVLSLFFGVWSATQAEKKWGHDNGKIVIDEVAGMWITLLFLPKLFLVYLIAFLLFRAMDIIKPLGARQIQKLPGGWGVVADDVLAGIYANILCQIVVMIFWPANNVPLKMLAAAINKLFNL comes from the coding sequence ATGAGAATAATAAAAGATAAAATCGCCTTGATATTGGCCACCGGTTTTGGCTCGGGATATTCCCCGGTGGCTCCGGGCACTGCCGGGAGCCTGTTGGCTCTTGTCATCTGGTGGCTGGCGCCGCCTTTTTTGTGGCTGAGGGCATCATTGTTGGTTCTGTCACTATTCTTTGGGGTCTGGTCGGCGACCCAGGCCGAGAAAAAATGGGGGCATGACAACGGGAAGATCGTGATAGACGAAGTGGCCGGGATGTGGATCACGCTGTTGTTTCTGCCCAAGCTGTTTCTGGTATATCTGATAGCTTTCCTGCTGTTCCGGGCCATGGACATAATAAAGCCGCTGGGCGCCAGGCAGATCCAAAAACTTCCCGGCGGTTGGGGGGTGGTGGCCGATGATGTGCTGGCCGGGATCTATGCCAATATCCTATGCCAGATCGTGGTGATGATATTCTGGCCGGCTAATAATGTCCCATTGAAAATGCTGGCCGCTGCCATAAATAAGTTATTTAACTTATAA
- a CDS encoding Mov34/MPN/PAD-1 family protein yields MQVFINEAAFWGLLVSAIEVYKKESYGLLLGHRDGDMFMVVNAIACQKAERHATWVKARDKSYARIVNFFQNLPNLYIVGDFHSHPRHNTTLSEDDLYGMSPGHVYIVIEIKDKAKEKYWSYNEDGTLSGTTDNWFIKIASYYIDPETGKHRMADVLCPFAIGFNIKPRTPSR; encoded by the coding sequence ATGCAGGTATTCATCAACGAAGCGGCCTTCTGGGGCCTGCTGGTCTCGGCCATCGAGGTCTACAAGAAGGAATCCTACGGGTTGCTTTTGGGCCACCGGGACGGCGACATGTTCATGGTGGTCAACGCCATCGCCTGCCAGAAGGCCGAGCGGCACGCCACCTGGGTCAAGGCCAGGGACAAATCCTACGCCCGGATAGTAAACTTCTTCCAGAACCTGCCCAACCTGTACATCGTGGGCGATTTCCATTCCCATCCCCGGCATAACACCACCCTGAGCGAAGACGATCTCTATGGCATGAGCCCCGGACACGTCTACATCGTGATCGAGATCAAGGACAAGGCCAAGGAGAAGTACTGGAGCTATAACGAGGACGGCACCCTGTCCGGCACCACCGACAACTGGTTCATCAAGATAGCCTCTTATTACATAGACCCTGAGACCGGAAAACACCGGATGGCCGACGTGCTGTGTCCTTTCGCCATCGGGTTCAACATCAAACCCAGAACACCATCGAGATGA
- a CDS encoding competence/damage-inducible protein A: protein MKASIITIGNEILSGMTIDTNSSYLAKELGTIGIPVILNISVGDRAIDIKQAFKQALAGSDIVLCAGGLGPTSDDITKKVAAKFFGLKLKLDKKTLEHIRSRFAKRGIEMPVCNRGQAMVPDKAEALFNPEGTAPGLLFKRRKKILALLPGVPREMKTIFAGSLKERLNALSCGMNIRTLTVRTTGISESAIAEKLVPFEKGLAKGTLAFLPTHLGVDLRLAISGKAVIAIDKKLNDLSAKVSGLLGQVIYGKGDETMEDVVGRLLKEKKLTLTTAESCSGGLIADRITNISGSSDYYLGSVVAYSNVLKEKMLGVKSQTLRLHGAVSKETAIEMANGVRGRLGSDLGLAITGIAGPGGGTDKKPVGLVFMALAGPKGTMAEEKRFLDQRRHIKESAAQAALNMLRLYLLK, encoded by the coding sequence ATGAAAGCCTCCATAATCACCATAGGCAACGAGATACTTTCCGGGATGACCATAGATACCAATTCGTCATATCTGGCCAAGGAACTGGGAACGATAGGTATTCCGGTGATTCTCAATATCTCCGTTGGGGACAGGGCCATTGATATTAAACAGGCTTTCAAACAGGCCCTGGCCGGGTCGGATATCGTTCTTTGTGCCGGGGGGCTGGGGCCGACCAGTGACGATATCACCAAGAAAGTTGCGGCAAAATTCTTTGGATTGAAACTCAAACTCGATAAAAAAACTTTGGAGCATATCCGATCCCGTTTTGCCAAGCGGGGAATAGAGATGCCGGTCTGCAACCGCGGGCAGGCTATGGTACCCGACAAGGCCGAGGCGCTGTTCAACCCCGAAGGGACCGCCCCGGGTTTGTTGTTCAAAAGAAGGAAAAAGATATTGGCCCTTTTGCCCGGCGTGCCCCGCGAAATGAAGACCATCTTTGCCGGGTCTCTGAAAGAAAGGCTGAATGCCTTGAGTTGTGGGATGAATATCCGGACGCTGACTGTAAGGACAACCGGAATTTCCGAGTCGGCCATCGCTGAAAAGTTGGTCCCATTCGAAAAAGGACTGGCCAAAGGTACTCTGGCATTTTTGCCAACGCACCTCGGCGTGGATCTAAGGCTTGCCATCTCGGGGAAGGCCGTGATAGCCATAGATAAAAAACTGAACGACCTATCAGCAAAGGTCTCCGGCCTGTTGGGGCAGGTCATATATGGAAAAGGCGACGAAACTATGGAAGATGTTGTCGGCCGCCTGCTGAAAGAAAAGAAGCTGACCCTGACCACCGCCGAATCCTGTTCAGGAGGGTTGATAGCAGATAGGATAACCAATATTTCAGGCTCCTCGGATTATTATCTGGGCTCGGTGGTTGCCTACAGCAATGTCCTTAAAGAGAAGATGTTGGGTGTGAAATCCCAGACCCTGCGTTTGCACGGTGCGGTCAGCAAAGAGACGGCGATAGAGATGGCCAATGGTGTGCGGGGCAGGCTGGGCAGCGATCTGGGGCTGGCCATCACCGGCATAGCCGGACCGGGCGGTGGGACCGATAAGAAGCCTGTCGGCCTAGTGTTCATGGCCCTGGCCGGGCCCAAGGGGACGATGGCGGAGGAGAAAAGGTTTTTGGACCAACGCCGGCATATCAAGGAATCGGCCGCTCAGGCGGCGCTGAATATGCTGAGGTTATACTTGTTGAAATAA
- a CDS encoding tetratricopeptide repeat protein produces the protein MPGPRPGQISYYPFSLHSKRASIFTITGQWTQAEETNYSNLSAARQAQSPKEIVAGANQLGFILLQRGKYQEALPLFLEAIAISEKSGLKHVNHDAMGNLGTLYRNQGDYAEAQKYFDLTKQQARAQGNDHSLSIVLGNQGLMYWYQGLHEKAMDCYNQKLSIDEKIGNLYLLGTDYGNIGGVHFSRGDFVQAENCYQKQISLARQIGDKYSLRVALNNLAGIYDNQENYQKALDCYQTSLKIARELGNLAGERVVLNNLGILLSYQGEYAQALKYATQSLGLARGLGDRRGEAIVMMTLGIIYKTKGGNAEALDQYKRAESIFVELSLKEYLCECQALIATALLDAERADLSLDYSRTASAAAVQSGNSEIIVRCKIIETRAGFLKGGQMTPEKATIGLLEMLPSCPKKMEVELNILLFEITHEPKYRQAALDAIHSRPNWQFRKDYREWVKELENISLK, from the coding sequence ATGCCGGGTCCCCGACCGGGGCAAATTTCGTATTATCCCTTCTCGCTACATTCCAAAAGGGCCTCAATATTTACAATAACCGGCCAGTGGACCCAGGCTGAGGAGACTAATTACAGCAATCTGAGCGCGGCCAGGCAAGCCCAAAGTCCCAAAGAAATCGTCGCTGGAGCCAATCAGCTGGGGTTTATCCTATTGCAGAGGGGTAAATACCAGGAGGCCTTGCCGCTGTTCCTGGAGGCAATAGCGATCTCTGAAAAATCCGGCCTGAAACATGTAAACCATGACGCCATGGGGAACCTGGGCACATTGTACCGCAACCAAGGGGACTATGCCGAAGCCCAGAAATATTTTGATCTGACCAAACAGCAGGCCCGGGCTCAGGGCAATGACCATTCCCTGAGCATCGTCCTAGGCAATCAGGGACTGATGTACTGGTATCAAGGCCTGCATGAGAAGGCCATGGACTGTTATAATCAGAAACTGTCAATTGATGAGAAGATAGGAAATCTTTATCTGCTGGGAACCGATTATGGTAATATCGGAGGTGTCCATTTTTCTCGGGGAGATTTTGTACAGGCCGAAAATTGCTATCAAAAACAGATCTCTCTGGCCCGCCAGATAGGCGATAAGTATTCCCTGAGGGTGGCCCTGAACAACCTGGCCGGGATCTATGATAATCAGGAGAACTACCAAAAAGCTCTGGACTGCTATCAGACCAGCCTGAAGATAGCCCGGGAGCTGGGCAACCTGGCCGGGGAGAGGGTGGTGCTGAATAATCTGGGGATCCTTCTATCATACCAAGGAGAATATGCCCAAGCCCTGAAATATGCCACCCAGAGCCTGGGGCTGGCCAGGGGTTTGGGGGACAGGCGGGGCGAGGCGATCGTGATGATGACTTTGGGGATCATTTATAAAACTAAAGGTGGCAATGCAGAGGCCCTAGATCAGTATAAAAGGGCGGAATCTATTTTCGTGGAATTATCGTTAAAAGAATATTTATGCGAATGCCAGGCATTAATAGCGACGGCTTTGCTGGATGCCGAGAGGGCGGATCTATCGTTGGATTACTCTCGAACAGCTTCGGCCGCAGCGGTTCAATCAGGAAATAGTGAAATTATTGTCAGATGTAAAATTATTGAGACCAGAGCGGGGTTTTTAAAAGGCGGCCAAATGACGCCGGAGAAAGCTACCATAGGTTTATTGGAGATGCTGCCTTCCTGCCCGAAAAAAATGGAGGTTGAACTGAACATTCTGCTTTTCGAGATTACCCATGAACCTAAATACCGTCAAGCTGCTTTGGATGCTATTCATTCCCGGCCCAACTGGCAGTTTCGGAAGGATTATCGGGAGTGGGTGAAGGAGCTGGAAAATATTTCTTTGAAATAA
- the prfA gene encoding peptide chain release factor 1, with protein sequence MIEKKLIKIEERYRELEKLISDPAIISDQQRYRDLSREYRQASPIIAKYTEYRNTAKQLEDNKALVAERGDKELTEMAQAELPELEARYQNLTEELKKLLVPKDPSDFKNAIVEIRAGTGGEEAAIFAGDLYRMYIRYAERKGFKIDIMNSNPTQLGGFKEVIFTVQGEGTYGQYKYESGVHRVQRVPRTEASGRLHTSAATVAVLPEAEEVDLQINANDLRVDTFCSSGAGGQCVNTTYSAVRITHIPSGLVVSCQDERSQIKNRAKAMTVLRSRLLEKMEKEHNAKLAQERKLLVKSGDRSDKIRTYNFPQNRVTDHRIGLTLYNLDGVMDGQIDQIIEGLTNAEQVEGLEVAEEN encoded by the coding sequence ATGATAGAAAAGAAACTTATAAAGATCGAAGAACGCTACCGCGAATTGGAAAAACTTATCAGCGACCCGGCGATAATATCCGATCAGCAGAGATACCGCGACCTGTCCCGGGAGTATCGTCAGGCCTCTCCCATAATTGCCAAATATACCGAGTACCGAAATACCGCCAAACAGCTGGAGGACAATAAGGCGTTGGTGGCCGAGAGGGGTGACAAGGAGCTGACCGAGATGGCCCAGGCCGAACTGCCGGAACTGGAAGCCAGATATCAAAACCTGACCGAGGAGCTGAAAAAACTGCTGGTGCCAAAGGATCCCAGCGATTTCAAGAACGCCATTGTGGAGATCCGGGCCGGGACCGGCGGCGAGGAGGCGGCCATCTTCGCCGGGGACCTGTACCGGATGTACATCCGCTATGCCGAGCGTAAGGGATTCAAGATAGACATCATGAATTCCAACCCCACCCAGCTGGGCGGCTTCAAGGAAGTGATCTTCACCGTGCAGGGCGAGGGAACCTACGGGCAGTATAAATACGAAAGCGGAGTGCACCGGGTCCAAAGGGTGCCGCGCACCGAGGCCTCGGGGCGCCTGCATACCTCGGCGGCCACGGTGGCGGTACTGCCCGAGGCCGAGGAGGTGGACCTGCAGATAAACGCCAACGACCTGAGGGTGGACACCTTCTGTTCCTCCGGGGCCGGAGGGCAGTGCGTCAATACCACCTACTCGGCGGTGCGGATCACCCACATTCCCAGCGGGCTGGTGGTGTCCTGTCAGGACGAGCGCTCCCAGATAAAGAACCGGGCCAAGGCTATGACGGTGCTGCGTTCCCGCCTGCTGGAGAAGATGGAGAAGGAGCACAACGCCAAGCTGGCCCAGGAAAGAAAATTGCTGGTAAAATCAGGGGACCGCAGCGATAAGATCAGGACCTATAACTTTCCACAGAACCGCGTTACCGATCACCGCATCGGGCTGACCCTCTATAACCTGGACGGGGTGATGGACGGCCAGATCGACCAAATCATTGAAGGCCTAACCAATGCCGAGCAGGTCGAGGGGCTGGAAGTGGCGGAGGAAAATTGA
- a CDS encoding 2-oxoacid:acceptor oxidoreductase family protein produces MYQGIRISGFGGQGVISAGILLAQAGLLENKNVSWFPAYGAEMRGGTANCSVVIASEEVSSPVVSRPDTVIVMNEPSLAKFEPLIKPGGLLIINSSLVNSRPKRTDIKVAYVPCNKIAEEIGTTKIANMVALGAYAGLTGAVSVDSIVKALDKVFKRAKPEMLELNVKALKKGAETKI; encoded by the coding sequence ATGTATCAAGGAATTAGAATCTCGGGTTTCGGCGGCCAGGGCGTGATCTCGGCCGGCATTCTGCTGGCCCAAGCCGGGCTGCTGGAGAACAAGAACGTCTCCTGGTTTCCGGCCTACGGGGCCGAGATGCGCGGCGGCACCGCCAATTGCTCGGTGGTCATCGCCTCCGAGGAGGTGTCCAGTCCGGTGGTCTCCCGTCCTGACACCGTCATCGTGATGAACGAGCCTTCGCTGGCCAAGTTCGAGCCATTGATAAAACCCGGCGGATTGCTGATCATCAACAGTTCGCTGGTAAATTCCAGGCCCAAGCGGACCGACATCAAGGTGGCCTATGTGCCCTGCAACAAGATCGCCGAGGAGATCGGGACCACCAAGATTGCCAACATGGTGGCCCTGGGCGCTTATGCCGGACTGACCGGGGCGGTATCGGTCGATTCCATCGTCAAGGCTCTCGACAAGGTGTTCAAGCGGGCAAAACCGGAGATGCTGGAGCTTAATGTCAAGGCCCTAAAAAAAGGCGCGGAAACAAAGATCTAG
- the prmC gene encoding peptide chain release factor N(5)-glutamine methyltransferase → MTIGELLNYGFDHLLRSGIPEAVMEAELLLEYVMDQDRIYLHLNRNQDVSVTVQEKYQSYIADRCRHRPLQYIVGQTEFYGLKFTTDKRALIPRPETEILVEEVLENWQLGFHTILDIGTGSGAIAVALAKHLVSVRITATDHSPETLELAGINVKSFGLEDRISLVQADLFPPENGRFDCIVSNPPYIPSDQIAALQPEVSQFEPIQALDGGPDGLDFYRRIAGGIADRLNHPGLVALEVGMGQAEEVARMMSQALPASEIIIKKDLAGINRVVLIKMQ, encoded by the coding sequence ATGACCATCGGGGAATTATTAAATTACGGTTTTGACCACCTCCTACGGTCCGGGATTCCGGAAGCCGTCATGGAGGCCGAACTATTGCTTGAATACGTCATGGACCAGGATCGGATATATCTGCATCTGAACCGCAACCAGGACGTATCCGTAACTGTTCAGGAAAAATACCAGTCATACATCGCCGATCGCTGCCGACACAGACCTTTGCAATACATCGTCGGGCAGACGGAATTTTACGGATTAAAATTCACTACGGATAAAAGGGCGCTGATACCCCGGCCCGAGACCGAGATCCTGGTGGAGGAGGTTTTGGAGAACTGGCAGTTGGGGTTCCATACGATTCTGGATATTGGGACCGGCAGCGGGGCTATAGCCGTTGCCTTGGCCAAGCATCTGGTTTCGGTCAGGATAACAGCCACCGATCATAGCCCGGAGACTCTGGAGCTGGCCGGGATCAATGTGAAGAGTTTTGGCCTGGAGGACAGGATCAGTTTGGTGCAGGCAGATTTATTCCCGCCGGAAAATGGCAGATTCGACTGCATCGTATCCAACCCGCCATATATTCCCAGCGATCAGATCGCCGCCCTGCAGCCCGAGGTAAGTCAGTTTGAACCTATCCAGGCGCTGGACGGCGGGCCCGACGGGCTGGACTTCTATCGCAGGATAGCTGGAGGCATTGCCGATCGTCTCAATCATCCAGGGCTGGTTGCTCTGGAGGTCGGGATGGGGCAGGCGGAGGAAGTGGCTCGGATGATGAGCCAGGCGCTTCCGGCATCCGAAATAATCATCAAAAAGGATCTGGCCGGGATAAATAGGGTGGTGCTGATAAAAATGCAATAA
- the truA gene encoding tRNA pseudouridine(38-40) synthase TruA: protein MRNIKLNIEYDGTDFAGWQVQPGQRTVQGLLEEKLSSMLEEKISVLGSGRTDAGVHAAGQVANFKTSRDIPLKAFEEGLNSLLPRDVAIIKAEEAAEEFHARFDAKNRRYRYQIVFRRSPLRERYAWRMTYKADPAILKSLAAQMLGQHDFTAFASAQAEVNNFICLIEKAEWIFADDMWTFEIKANRFLHNMVRILVGTMIDMARGQMDHNDLLKILEAKDRTLAGKTAPACGLCLMEVLY, encoded by the coding sequence TTGCGCAATATCAAGCTAAACATAGAATACGACGGGACCGATTTCGCCGGGTGGCAGGTCCAGCCCGGCCAGAGAACGGTCCAGGGATTGTTGGAGGAAAAGCTTTCCTCCATGCTGGAGGAGAAGATATCGGTCCTCGGTTCCGGGCGGACCGACGCCGGGGTCCATGCCGCCGGGCAGGTAGCCAATTTCAAGACCTCCCGCGATATTCCATTAAAAGCCTTCGAAGAAGGCCTGAACTCTTTGCTTCCCCGCGATGTGGCCATCATCAAGGCCGAGGAAGCGGCCGAGGAGTTTCATGCCCGGTTTGATGCCAAGAACCGCCGCTACCGCTATCAGATTGTCTTCCGGCGTTCTCCACTCAGGGAACGCTATGCCTGGCGGATGACATATAAGGCCGATCCGGCTATTCTGAAGTCCCTGGCGGCACAGATGCTGGGACAGCACGATTTCACCGCCTTTGCCTCGGCCCAGGCCGAGGTCAATAACTTCATCTGCCTGATCGAGAAGGCCGAGTGGATATTTGCCGACGATATGTGGACCTTCGAGATAAAGGCCAACCGTTTTCTGCATAACATGGTCCGCATTCTGGTCGGAACGATGATAGACATGGCCCGGGGACAGATGGATCACAATGATCTCCTAAAGATACTGGAAGCAAAGGACAGAACATTGGCCGGGAAAACCGCCCCAGCTTGCGGTTTGTGCCTGATGGAGGTATTGTACTAA
- the thpR gene encoding RNA 2',3'-cyclic phosphodiesterase, producing MNTQKTVRCFIALELPPDTQSMLGGIIGQLKTSGADVKWVDPANIHLTLKFLGEIPEAGVLRTGLALNTLKGKLKAIDSGLGVLGAFPSVDRPKVIWAGLSQGAEEIKEIYREVERLTADISEENKGREFNPHLTLGRVRSDKNLQQLKEAIKQADILQKGFEFNRLVLMKSTLTREGAIYSELNGVELV from the coding sequence ATGAACACACAGAAAACAGTCCGCTGTTTCATCGCTCTGGAACTGCCGCCCGATACACAATCCATGCTGGGGGGCATTATCGGACAGTTGAAAACTTCCGGGGCCGATGTCAAATGGGTGGATCCGGCCAACATCCATCTGACCCTTAAATTCCTGGGCGAGATCCCTGAAGCCGGCGTTTTGCGAACCGGGCTGGCGCTCAATACCCTGAAGGGAAAATTAAAAGCCATAGATTCCGGCTTGGGCGTTCTGGGAGCCTTCCCATCGGTGGACAGGCCGAAGGTGATCTGGGCGGGGCTGTCGCAGGGCGCGGAAGAGATTAAGGAAATCTACAGAGAAGTGGAGAGATTAACGGCCGATATCTCCGAAGAAAATAAAGGCCGGGAGTTCAACCCTCATTTGACTTTGGGCAGGGTTCGTTCGGACAAGAATCTGCAGCAGTTGAAAGAAGCAATAAAACAAGCTGACATTCTCCAAAAGGGTTTTGAATTCAATCGCCTGGTATTGATGAAAAGCACCCTGACTCGGGAAGGGGCGATATATTCTGAGTTGAATGGAGTAGAGTTGGTTTGA